The Sebaldella sp. S0638 genome has a segment encoding these proteins:
- the fdhF gene encoding formate dehydrogenase subunit alpha — MINITINNISCKTYENRTILETAYENGIDIPVFCNDKRLVPEASCRICLVEVKGGGKLVPACSAKVSDGMTVFTESERVISARKNILDLLLADHDFDCINCSKSGDCRLQEYCLKYDVKESSYTRKRDILDIDTSNNFYSYNPNRCILCRKCVRICRDLQGRDVITAAGRGVFTHIEPPFNTGLGNSRCVSCGNCVSACPVGSLMPKRSIPFETEEIKKTRTTCVYCGVGCQMNLLVKGNKVVGTEPLDIVPNNGLLCVKGAFAYNFINHKDRLKTPLIKKDDIFTESSFDEALDFIAEKLTAIKNSHGKESIAGLTSARCTNEENYLMQKFMRAVIGNNNIDHCARLCHATTVSGLAETVGSGAMTNSISEIEKADTIFVIGSNTTETHPVIGTFIQKAKRSGKNLIVADPRKIELAEKADIFMQLKVGTNIALLNGMMNVVISENLQDKEFIEDRCENYDELVSAIKAYTPELTEKITGVPASDIINAARLYAGSKNSTIIFSMGITQHITGTENVFSVSNLAMLCGMIGRENTGINPLRGQNNVQGACDMGGLPNVYPGYQSVQNAQNKEKFEKAWSVPLSDKSGLTASEMIDLAGEGSLKALYIIGENPVVSEPDGNHVKHSLENLDFLVVQDIFMTETAEFADVILPAASFAEKNGTFTNTERRVQYVQKAIEPLHGTMEDWKILVSLMNKMGYYQNFSSTEEIMGEIAALTPQYGGISHKRILEQGLGLQWPCPDENHNGTPYLHKNAFTRGKGKFIPAVHRFSAEMPDSEYPVILTTGRILYQYHTMTMTGKNSGIMKTAGENYMEIHPELAENLHLKQGETVKVSSRRGSIKIKTRITNKTDKNTVFIPFHFAGGANILTNNALDRFAKEPELKACAVKIEKLFTDTGCKAKAR; from the coding sequence ATGATCAATATTACCATTAATAATATTTCGTGTAAAACATACGAAAACAGAACTATTTTGGAAACAGCGTACGAAAACGGAATAGATATCCCTGTTTTTTGTAATGATAAAAGGCTTGTTCCCGAGGCTTCGTGCAGAATCTGTCTTGTTGAAGTAAAAGGCGGAGGCAAGCTCGTCCCTGCATGTTCGGCAAAAGTTTCAGACGGAATGACTGTATTTACAGAAAGTGAAAGAGTAATCAGCGCGAGAAAAAATATTCTGGATCTTCTCCTTGCAGATCATGACTTTGACTGTATAAATTGTTCGAAATCCGGTGACTGCCGATTACAGGAATACTGCCTGAAGTATGATGTAAAAGAAAGCAGTTATACAAGAAAAAGGGATATTCTTGATATCGATACCAGTAACAATTTTTATTCTTATAATCCGAACAGATGTATTCTTTGCAGAAAATGTGTAAGAATCTGCCGTGATTTACAAGGCCGTGATGTTATCACTGCTGCGGGAAGAGGAGTCTTCACTCATATAGAACCGCCTTTTAATACCGGTCTCGGTAACTCGAGATGTGTTTCCTGCGGTAACTGCGTTTCTGCATGCCCTGTAGGTTCTTTAATGCCTAAAAGAAGCATTCCTTTTGAGACCGAAGAAATAAAAAAGACAAGAACTACATGTGTATACTGCGGCGTTGGATGCCAGATGAACCTTCTTGTTAAAGGAAATAAAGTTGTTGGTACCGAACCTCTGGATATAGTTCCTAATAATGGACTTTTATGTGTAAAAGGTGCTTTTGCATATAATTTTATTAATCATAAAGATCGCTTAAAGACTCCTTTGATAAAAAAAGACGATATTTTCACAGAAAGCAGTTTTGACGAAGCTCTGGATTTTATTGCAGAAAAACTTACTGCAATAAAAAATTCCCATGGAAAAGAGAGCATAGCCGGACTGACTTCGGCGAGATGTACCAATGAAGAAAACTATCTCATGCAGAAATTTATGAGAGCTGTTATTGGCAATAATAATATTGACCACTGTGCCCGGCTGTGTCATGCCACAACTGTTTCAGGACTGGCAGAAACAGTGGGAAGCGGTGCAATGACAAACAGTATCTCAGAAATAGAAAAAGCAGACACTATATTTGTCATAGGTTCTAACACTACAGAAACCCATCCTGTTATCGGAACCTTTATACAAAAAGCCAAAAGATCAGGAAAAAATCTAATTGTAGCTGATCCGAGAAAGATCGAACTTGCTGAAAAAGCAGATATTTTTATGCAGCTGAAAGTAGGAACAAATATTGCCCTGCTAAACGGAATGATGAATGTCGTAATCAGCGAAAATCTTCAAGACAAAGAATTTATAGAAGACAGATGTGAAAATTATGATGAACTGGTTTCCGCTATAAAGGCTTATACTCCTGAATTAACTGAAAAAATAACAGGTGTACCTGCCAGTGATATAATAAATGCTGCAAGGCTTTATGCAGGTTCAAAAAATTCCACTATTATTTTTTCAATGGGAATTACACAGCACATTACAGGAACTGAAAATGTATTTTCTGTATCAAATCTCGCTATGCTGTGCGGTATGATCGGCAGGGAAAATACAGGAATAAATCCCCTGCGCGGACAGAATAATGTACAGGGTGCCTGTGATATGGGAGGGCTTCCCAATGTATATCCGGGATATCAGAGTGTACAAAATGCCCAAAATAAAGAAAAATTCGAGAAGGCATGGAGTGTCCCGCTTTCTGACAAATCAGGCCTGACAGCTTCGGAAATGATAGATCTCGCAGGAGAAGGCAGCTTGAAAGCTCTGTATATTATAGGAGAAAATCCTGTTGTTTCGGAACCTGACGGCAATCATGTAAAACACTCTTTGGAAAATCTTGATTTTCTTGTTGTTCAGGATATTTTTATGACTGAAACAGCTGAATTCGCAGATGTTATTTTGCCTGCTGCAAGTTTTGCAGAAAAAAACGGGACTTTTACCAATACCGAGAGACGGGTACAATATGTGCAAAAGGCCATAGAGCCTCTTCACGGTACAATGGAAGACTGGAAAATCCTCGTTTCTCTAATGAATAAAATGGGTTATTATCAGAATTTTTCTTCTACTGAGGAAATCATGGGGGAAATTGCTGCTCTTACTCCGCAGTACGGAGGAATTTCGCATAAACGTATTCTGGAACAAGGACTCGGTCTGCAATGGCCCTGCCCTGACGAAAATCATAATGGTACTCCCTATCTTCATAAAAATGCTTTTACAAGAGGGAAGGGAAAGTTTATTCCTGCTGTCCACAGATTTTCTGCTGAGATGCCTGACAGCGAATACCCTGTTATTCTTACTACTGGAAGAATTTTATACCAGTATCATACTATGACAATGACAGGGAAAAACAGCGGTATAATGAAAACCGCCGGAGAAAATTATATGGAAATACATCCTGAACTTGCCGAAAACCTGCATTTGAAACAGGGAGAAACGGTAAAAGTAAGTTCCAGAAGAGGATCAATAAAAATAAAGACAAGAATCACCAACAAAACAGATAAAAATACTGTATTTATTCCTTTTCATTTTGCGGGAGGAGCTAATATTCTTACTAATAATGCTCTTGACCGTTTTGCAAAAGAACCGGAATTAAAAGCCTGTGCAGTAAAAATAGAAAAATTATTCACAGATACAGGCTGTAAAGCTAAAGCAAGGTGA
- a CDS encoding ParA family protein: MKILTFANPKGGAGKTVSSINFAYALSRLGYKTLLVDTDPRGGVSICLGIENENTLFDLIKEYNEGFVEDVEKYKNHKNGVDVVISDYEIAKFDSYFDADTVSATFIVKNLIMEFFKDYDFIVIDTEGTVNSLTASILYATQDIFIPTQASNLDLTGVRDILALSKNISRQNAELNIKKVFLIRAKMNTIAFKEFQNSLESFFDEQQFSKVAIRENQDIINAVNSQLDIFTYRNSSNGAIDYRNLVDEYIEELQKEI; the protein is encoded by the coding sequence ATGAAAATACTCACTTTTGCAAATCCAAAAGGAGGTGCAGGAAAAACTGTTTCCAGCATAAACTTCGCATATGCGCTGTCACGTCTGGGTTATAAAACCCTTCTTGTGGATACTGATCCCCGTGGCGGAGTTTCCATCTGTCTTGGTATAGAAAACGAAAATACCCTTTTTGATCTTATCAAAGAGTATAACGAAGGTTTCGTAGAAGACGTGGAAAAATACAAAAATCATAAAAACGGTGTGGATGTTGTAATTTCAGATTATGAAATTGCCAAATTTGATTCTTATTTTGATGCAGATACAGTTTCTGCCACATTTATTGTGAAAAATCTTATAATGGAATTTTTCAAAGATTACGATTTTATAGTTATAGATACAGAAGGTACTGTTAATTCACTTACAGCTTCTATTTTATATGCCACACAGGATATTTTTATTCCTACACAGGCAAGTAATCTCGATCTTACAGGTGTCCGTGATATTCTTGCCCTCAGCAAAAATATTTCAAGACAAAATGCTGAACTAAATATAAAAAAAGTTTTTCTTATAAGAGCAAAGATGAATACCATTGCATTCAAAGAGTTTCAAAACAGTCTGGAATCTTTCTTTGACGAGCAGCAGTTTTCTAAAGTTGCTATCAGGGAAAATCAGGATATAATAAACGCTGTAAATTCGCAGCTTGATATTTTTACTTACAGAAATTCCTCTAATGGTGCAATTGACTATAGAAATCTTGTTGACGAATATATAGAAGAGCTTCAGAAGGAGATATAA